Proteins encoded in a region of the Pseudanabaena sp. BC1403 genome:
- a CDS encoding GAF domain-containing protein codes for MSQQIEELLNKAPCGFLSFTDDGLIVLANFTLSQLLGYEADSLLGKKFETILPIASRIFYQTHFFPILKLHNKAEEIYFSLRAKDGNDIPMLINASRRSQGEDFVNDCIFIPIRQRIQYEDEILKAKKVAEAATIAQKQAEIALRSQYDRAILVGEITQRIRQSLDLAKIFEIATLEIRKSIHVERVCIYKFTPDSDFNDGEFVSESIAENIDSILNIKIGDHIFAEQYAELYLRGRIQIVDDISLADLTECHKEFLQQFQIQANLVVPLLEGEDFLWGLLCIHQCSAPRQWQELEIEFIQQIANQLAIAIQQANLVEQLQSELAERQRAEDRLIEANAQLSMSNLELRKTSTQLEASNHELESFSYSISHDLRAPLRAINGFSQILLEDYGDRFDDDCKDYFHRIQRNVDRMGTLIEDLLLLSRLSRSEMRYDKVNLSELVQEISGDIQALQPERIVELIVVPDVMVYADRNLMRVVLENLLQNAWKFTSRHPTAQISFGITQNPDQTLAQTTYFMHDDGAGFNMEQSSKLFGVFQRLHSTSEFSGTGIGLATVQRIIHRHGGKIWADAVIEQGATFYFTLPNPP; via the coding sequence GTGAGCCAACAGATCGAAGAACTACTGAACAAAGCTCCCTGTGGCTTTCTTTCGTTTACCGACGATGGCTTGATTGTGCTCGCAAATTTTACGCTATCGCAACTATTAGGATATGAAGCTGACAGCCTTTTGGGAAAGAAGTTTGAAACAATCTTACCGATCGCTAGTCGTATTTTCTATCAGACACATTTCTTTCCAATTTTAAAACTCCATAACAAGGCTGAAGAGATCTACTTCTCATTGAGAGCAAAAGATGGTAATGATATCCCGATGCTGATCAATGCATCTCGGCGCAGTCAGGGAGAAGATTTTGTCAATGATTGTATTTTTATTCCCATTCGCCAACGTATTCAGTACGAAGATGAAATCCTGAAAGCGAAGAAAGTAGCTGAGGCGGCTACCATAGCCCAAAAGCAGGCAGAAATTGCGTTGCGATCACAATACGATCGCGCAATATTAGTGGGAGAAATTACTCAACGGATTCGACAATCCCTTGATTTGGCGAAAATCTTTGAAATTGCTACATTGGAGATTCGTAAATCTATTCATGTTGAGCGCGTTTGCATCTATAAATTTACGCCCGACTCTGATTTTAATGATGGCGAATTTGTTTCTGAATCAATCGCTGAAAATATCGACTCAATTCTTAATATTAAAATTGGCGATCACATTTTTGCTGAACAATATGCCGAGTTGTATTTGCGTGGACGCATTCAAATAGTTGATGATATTAGTCTTGCAGATCTAACGGAATGTCATAAAGAATTTTTGCAGCAATTTCAGATTCAAGCTAATTTAGTTGTACCTTTGCTTGAAGGAGAAGATTTTTTGTGGGGATTGCTATGCATTCATCAATGTTCTGCACCGAGACAATGGCAAGAGCTAGAGATTGAGTTTATACAGCAAATTGCTAATCAACTTGCGATCGCTATCCAGCAAGCTAATTTAGTGGAACAGTTGCAGTCTGAGCTAGCAGAACGACAGCGAGCCGAAGACAGACTGATCGAGGCTAATGCCCAGCTCTCGATGTCTAATCTCGAACTACGAAAAACCAGTACTCAACTAGAAGCATCTAACCATGAACTAGAATCTTTTTCCTATTCTATTTCCCATGACTTACGTGCACCATTACGGGCGATCAATGGGTTCAGTCAAATCTTGCTCGAAGACTATGGCGATCGCTTCGATGATGATTGCAAAGATTACTTTCATCGTATCCAGCGTAACGTCGATCGCATGGGAACACTGATCGAAGACTTATTGTTGCTATCGCGGCTATCTAGATCGGAAATGCGCTATGACAAGGTCAATCTTAGCGAACTAGTCCAAGAGATTTCTGGCGACATCCAAGCTTTGCAGCCAGAGAGAATAGTGGAGCTGATCGTTGTGCCAGATGTCATGGTCTACGCCGATCGCAACCTCATGCGCGTAGTCTTAGAGAATCTTTTGCAGAATGCTTGGAAATTTACTAGTCGTCATCCTACGGCTCAGATTAGCTTTGGTATTACCCAAAATCCAGATCAAACGCTAGCACAAACGACTTATTTTATGCATGATGACGGTGCAGGGTTTAATATGGAGCAAAGCTCTAAACTCTTTGGAGTATTTCAACGATTACATAGCACCAGTGAATTCTCTGGCACTGGAATTGGCTTGGCAACAGTCCAGAGAATAATTCACCGTCATGGAGGCAAAATTTGGGCAGATGCAGTGATCGAACAGGGAGCTACTTTTTACTTCACCTTACCCAATCCACCTTGA